In Choloepus didactylus isolate mChoDid1 chromosome 11 unlocalized genomic scaffold, mChoDid1.pri SUPER_11_unloc2, whole genome shotgun sequence, the sequence TACTTGGTTTTCCCATCACATgacagtgtcctctcctttctcttcccaggttcccactgacttccagcttctgcctcctccccatggctttctcttcataaggcctccagtaatagaattaagacccatgctgattcAGTGTGCCACATGGAAAACAAAGTAACAACTTCACAAGTCCTATCCATAATGTATTCACACAAACATGAATggatcaagtttaagaacatatgcTTTTCTGGGTACATCACTTAATCTGTTGCATCAATATAGAAAGGGAGAGGGATGCCCCTAATCTTTAAAAGCTTATAGTGAAATGGAAAAGGTAGAAAATGGAGAAGATGCCTCAAACACATGTTAGAAATACAAAGGCATATTTAATCATATTATATCTGATATAAATTGATTGAGGGAAGTGAAGTGAATTTGTTATAGTGAAGgtgaaattattattttgaataaatgatcAAAGAGAGATGATGAGGACACTGATGAAGTAAGAATATGATCAATGGTAGAGTGACAAGGTGATTGATGATGGAGATTGCTTGTAAGACAGATAGGAGAGTTTGAAAATAGTTTGGGTAGGAAGTGTGATTAACTTAATGCAAGTCTTGTTTGACAAGTCTGTTGAAATCTGAACAGAAGCTTTTAGCAAATTTATTTGCAGGGCATCCAGAAAAGGGGAGCTCTTTTTTGAAGAAGGGAATTTGAAATGATGGTGCTCTTCACCCTCCCATATATGTGTGACCATTGTTGCTTGTTCTGTCTACTGAAAAGAAGTGGAGAAGTTCAAGAAGGACACAATGACTGCATTTGATATTTTAGAAGACAGTACTGTCTAGTAGGATGTGTTTCTTTAAATATCAGGATGGTCAATTTTGAGAAATGGGACATTTTTCCTTGGTGATCTTGGACACTCATTTGGAATTATGGAAGCTCCAGTGCTTGTGGTGTCCATGTGGTTGTTATAGAGACAGGTAGAGATGGTTTGGCTTTTTATGacttttacaattttttataAATTCACCCTGCCATAAGACTGCAGGATTCTCTTCAATGCACTCTTGACATCCGTGTATCTTAAGGTGTAGATGAGTGGATTCAAAAGTAGTATGATGATGCAGTAGAAGAAGGACATGAACTTGGCCTGGGTGCTATTGGCAGGAGGCTGGAGGTACATGTAGATGGCTGGCCCAAAGTACATTTTGACAACCACCATGTGGGAACTGCAGGTGCTGAGGACCTTAGACCTTCCTTCCACTGAAGGTAACTTCAGCACAGCCCTGGCAATGAGGGTATAAGAGACCAATACAAGCAGGGGAGCCACCAGTGCAAAAGGGATGGCTCCCACAACCAAGGCCAAGTCATTAGCAGTGGTTTCTCCACAGGCCAGGTTGATCAGAGCAGGCACCTCACAGAAGAAGTGGTCCAGGGTGTGATGACCACAGTGATGAATTTGGAGGGTAAGGGTGGCTTGAAACACTGAATTGTCCAGGCCACTGGACCAGGCTGCAGATGCCAGCTGCACACACAAATGGGGATGCATAATGAGAGTGTACTGAAGTGCCCGGCAGATAGCCACATAGTGATCAAAGGCCATCACTGCCAACAGAACACATTCAGTGCATGCTCTCCAGTGGAAAAAGTAGGCCTGTGTGATGCAGCCCCAGGAGACAATGGTCTTCTGTGGTCCCCATAGGTTGGCCAGCAGCTGGGGCAAAATGGTGGTGGTGACACAGAGGTCTAGCACCAAGAGGTTGTCCAGGAAGTACATGGGTGTCTGGAGTCTGGGCTCCACCAGTGAGAGAAGGATGATGGAGCTGTTCCCTAGCAGGGTCAGAATGTAGGAGATCAGCACCACTCCAAAGAGGGGCATCTCCAGCCATGGATGATCTGAGAAGCCCAACAAGACAAATGTACTTGGGAAACTTACATTTTCTGCTTCCATTGTGGTCACCTTATTTATGTCTTGAATGAAAGAGAGAAGGTTTAAAAGATGAGCAAAGCATAATTTCAAATCCTTCAACAATGTTGGTGTGATAATCTCCATAATTGTTAGAAGTTCTCAAAAGATGGACTAAATCTGCATAAACTCTGCCTTAACATTTAGCATTGAACAAGGGATAGATCTGAAATAGCCTTGATATGATGAGATTTCTATATGGAGTTTAGTTATCTATCTGTTTATATGGAGACAtcactctcctctttctcttttctctccctcctctctatATCTGGGTCTCAAAACTGTCTGTTGTATACTGCAGTGTATACTGTTGTATACTGTAGTGCTAAGACTGCAGAATTGGGGAAATGTTGCTGGTTTAAAtcagtcatttaacctctctgtgattCAGTCTcctcattttaaaagtaaatacaaaaaaGTCCTTATCTTCTATGTTTATTTGAAAGTTTTTACACTCCTATGTATTTATcgctatcaattatctatctctccttatctgtatatctatctatctttcatcctaagttctatataaattttagctACTATTGTCTGTATCTAATCCATATCTGTCTACTTCTCCAACTCCCATCCATTATTAAAGCACAGTGCTTTCACATAATGATGAACAGAGCATGTGGTTCTTTGCATCTGAATTATCTCTTTCAGAAAAGTTCTTAAAGGAAATGCTACCTTATGTTCCTGTTCAGTTCAGTTAGGTGAAGGATACTTGTATGCCCAAGTAAACAGGTTAGAAGTTGGGGAGGTGTTGCTATTCCAGCAACTGAAGATCTGAATTCTTTTTGTGGGGTAAGAGGCAGAAAATTGTGGTTTATTTTGAATAATACTCTCTCCTTTACTTTTTCATGTAACTCCCATCTTCCTAGTTTTAATTGCTTCTCTTTAATTTGAAGCCAAGGTAAGTGAAATGATTCATGCAGAGGAgcagaagaaaaaacaattgagTAAAGTGATTAGAACcaaagagacctgtgggacaccatcaaacattcCAAAATATGCATGAAGGGAAACCAaaaaagacctaagtaaatggaaggatgttCCATGTCCAcaggttggaagactaaatattgttaagatgtcagttctacccacggtgatttacagatttaatacaatcccagttaaaattccaacagacttctttgcagaaatgggaaagccagtcatcaaatttatatggaaggataagaggccctgaagagccaaaaccatattgaaaaagaagaataaatttggagGACTTATGcgtcccaattttaaaacatattacaaagccacagtaataaaaagagtatggtactggcacaagaacagacatatagaacaatggaatagaaatgaaagctcagaaataaaccctcacaatgatggtcaattgattttggcAAGGATGCCATGTTCACTCTGTTGGGAAAGaaaattgtctcttcaacaaatggtgctgggaaactggatatccatacacgAAGAAGGAAGAAGACCTGTACTTCACTTCACATACAAAAACAAtctcaaaataaatcaaagccctaatataagaaccaaaactataaaattcctagaagaaaacctagggaaacatcttcaagaccttgtttaggcagtggtttcttagcctttacacacaaagtataagcaacaaaagaaaaatagataaatgagacttcatcaaaatttaaaacttctgtgcatcaaagaacatcatgaaagtaaaaagacaacctacagaatgggaggaaatgttTGGAagctacatatccaataagggtttgatatccagaatatatgaagaaatcctacaactcaacaacagaagccaaataacctaatttaaaaaaggGAAGAACACTTGAATAGACACCtgtaaaatggctaaaaagcacatggaaatacactcaacttcactagctattagagaaatgcaaatcaaaactgcaatgagatacatTTTCACACTTATCAGAAtggatattattaaaaaaacagaaaattacaagtattggagaggatgtaaagaaaagggaacacacattcattgctggtggaaatgtaaaattggggaaagctgctgtggaagacagtttggccattcctcagcaAACTAAGTTTAGAGctaccaaatgacccagcaatcccaccactAAGGATATACCAAAATGAATTGAAAGTGGGGActcaggtatttgtacaccaatgttcagtGCAGCATTATCCATGGTtatcaaaagatgaaagcaacccaagtgtccatcaaccaatgaatgggtaaacaaaagatggtacatacatatgatggaatattattcagcagtaagaaaggaatgaattcctgattCATGTTACAACttggaggaaccttgaagacatcacattgaataaaagaagccaaacacaaaaggacaaatattttatgatcttcctgatatgaaataattagaattagtaaattcatagattcagaaactagaataatgTTTACCAGAGGCTGGGATGGGAGTACAGTGCAGGGAGTTAGTGCTTAAATGGTAGGGTTTTTGTTTAGGatgttggaaaagttttgttaatggataatGGTTATTGCAGCAcggcattgtgaatgtaattaattctaCTGAGTTTTATATTTGAACCTAggtaaaagggggaattttaggttgtagatatggttctagaataaaaatttttaaaagtaccaTAGAACTGAATAGCACATACAGTAAAcactaatgtaaacaatggattatagttataataaatataaaaatattcttccatgaattgtaacaCATGCACCACACAAACACTAATGCAGGGACTTAATAAACaggggtatgtgggaactctgtacttgatgaatgatttttctgtgagcttTTGACTTCTCcaaaaaagtcataaaaatgaaACTAGCTGATTGACTAACTAAAGATAAGCTTTGGGAATTTCTTTGCCTCTCCTACTTCATTGGAGAACAAACACTTTTTAGGAACTTAATTGAGACAAATCTTGAAGAAGCTTCTAACTTTCATGCTTAACAGCGAAGATTGCATGAACAAAAAGCACTCTCCAGACACACAGTCAGGCAAAATTTTGCAACCATTATCAACACTGGCATATGACACTGTTACTACTACCATAACTGTTATTCCCCTTGGTcctctcattttccagatgaaaacAGTTCTGATAAAAACCAGTAGATTGACTTTTCTAAATTCCACATTACCCACTTCTACTATGTTATCTATCCATTACACATTATTCTATCTTTTTAATCTCAATCTTTTGTATTTCACATGCagcaaatattttcatatgttccaaATTTTGAAGAACATTTTATCACACAAATGGGAAGAATAGACATGATATACATGAACtagattcaattaaaaaaatagcaggaACTTGGAAAAATAATGTCAGAAAGGCTGAAAAATACAGCATGAGTTAAGGTCTCAGAAAAATGTTAAAGgtaatatcatttttatttggaataaaaacacagaaaaggaagaaatagactcATTGCTAAATACATTCAATATTCTTCAGGAAAGAGAATAGTTTCAAATTAGAAAGAGTTCCTGAGGACATTTTAGTGACATATTGTTAAGCAACTAGGAATAAGCACTTGTATTTTGACACTTTTAACTCTTTAGACTCATAGAAATTACAGCACAATACACTGAGTTAACTTGCAAATATATACAGTCATGGGCAATTCTTAAGGAACAGAAAACATCCCACCAGGTAAGAATTTTCAACAGAGAAAACAGAATCCTGAGATTAAATATTAGTAAGCTTGATGATCAACCTTGGAAAACCCCAGTGCAGATTATTAAATAGTTTGTAATCTCATCTAGAAGATATGATCAATAGAAACAAATGTAGGCTATTtctaataaaatgtgaaaatatagcATAATTGGGAAACTGGAGCTTGTAGATTGGTTGGGAGGTCCTATACACATAAAGTAGAAGATCTTATAGAGTGGAGTGGACCAAGTTTTTGTATCCAGACTAAACATATCTGCATTCACCTTCTACCAGTCATAACTAAATGAAGGACTTTGGGTAAGGGACGTTCttgtataaaaatgaaagaaataatgtatAGAAATGGAAGAAGTAATGTTCACCTTTCAGGATTTGGAGTGTTTAACTAAACTGGGCTTAGAACAGTTCCTGGTACACTGAAAGTATATTTTAACTGATCATttcttcacttttaaaagaattacctttctaaataataataataattggtgacaaaacaaacaaaaaaagacaccACAGGACATAAGCATACATATGAAAACAGCAGGAGCTCTTTGGTCATGACCAAATCCTATTTCTCACCATTCTTAGTTATAGTGACTGTTACAATTAATTTATCTTCCAATCaagccttcatttcctcatctctaaattgAGGACCATCACACTTAATTTACACACAATGTGCACATAATAAAATGCTGCTAAATAACTGGTGAACATATATAGTAAAGTTTATGGAAACAGTGGCACCAGGAGATTAGGAAACCTGCAAGAGAATGTGGCACTGTGCATGATAAGATCCCAAATCAGATGTCCAAGCCTTATGCTTATTGCAttctaagaaaatgcaaatctgagATGACTCTAGGCTGGCAGGGATAACTAATATGCATGATCTCAACAGGCAAGAAACTGATTCTGAATAAAAAGACAACATTGAATAGGGATGAATAAAAAATCCAAGGTTTTGTTTAAAAATCCAATTGTACAATTATAGGATGAAGAAACTTGGGGAATAGTATATGTGATAAAATTCTGGGGGATTCCTCCAATCACATGATTAAAATGAATAGATATGTGGAGAAATTATGAGAAGTTGTACTGAAGTTTTTGGCTTTTTTAATAGAAATGTAGTCCAGAGCATGAAAAGCTAAAGTTACAGCACTTTCTGTGCTGCAAAATaacatttgttttttgttaggCAATATATTTAACTTTGGTCATTGTTCCACTGAAGTGTCCGGGACAGCAGTTTTGGTTAGAATCTGAAAAAGGGTAATAGAAGAATCTCCTTGAAGGATTTACTGTTATTGGTATGGCTAACAAACATTCCATAGTAAAACTATCATTCCTTAAATAGTTCTAATTTTAAACAGAGGAAAATATACTGAGTTTGTCAGTAAGAAAACTACATCAAATATGGGAAAATTATACAGAGGTTAATTTTGggtaaataaaaaggatttttttaagaatttttctctGCAAGAATATCATTACAAGTCACTGGGCTTTAATTGGATCCACCAACTTTTGGGAAAACCACACAAACAAGAATTCTCCATGAAATTCAGTGCTGATTCACATCATCCAGTGGAAACCATTGCCATAAGTGAAACTTCATATCTATTATTGACATGATCCTATTTCTAGAGTCACCTAACCTAATCTATCCTTCATGCTAAGCTGCTAGAGTAATCTTCAGAAATTGCAGTCCTCAGTTTTAAAACCCCCCCAGGGGCCCTCCAAACACCAACATTTCTTTCCTGGCCTCTATGTTGCcctactctttctctctctaatcttGCCCTCCCCACAACTCACTCCAACCACATTTGAAAAGCCATGCACTCTAATCTGACATTCCTTTGCATGtgcttatttctctctcttcctttacaTTAAATTTCTGGAGTTCTATGTATCCTGTAAGAACTGGATCAAGCATCATTTCCTTTGTGAAATGTCTACTGATTTCCCCTTCTTCATGTCTATATTTTGCTGCATATTCTTCTGAGATTACAGTGTCTTTTTGATCCCTCCTGCTGCACTGTGGACATTTTAGGAGCTTAATCTATGATTATGTTCCCTATGTCTCCCCTGTACCAGGCTAATTTTGGCCTGTggtagatatttaataaatacctAAAATGAATATTTGGATGCTGTGGTTATTCACATTGGCATATTGAACTTGCTTCCATAATGTCAATCTAATTCCACCTTCAACTATGGCTGCACATAGATTCTCATATCAGGTTCTTTAACATTCATTACTACCTCAATTCACTGGAAAATGATATTTCTGTCCCTTGTCGTactaaaatctttttatttcttttctcaaattcTACCCAACATTCTAGTCTAGGATtagattttactttttcttaagcCACTTCTCTCTACCATTATGTAAGATGTGGGGCAACAGAAAGTTTACATTCAGTTGTCTTTTTATATAATACTAAGTATAATGCTCAATACATACTAAACTCAATATGTGCTTGGatgattattttctctgttcctcCTCCTGGGGGTCTTTGGACTGTTGTCTTATCCTTTGCTTGACTTCTAGaaatatagatacacacacacacacacatacatatatacacatatatacatatgtacacacatatacatatatgtacatatacacacatataaatatatacacataaacacatatacgtgtatacatatatacacacaaatatgcatCCATATTTCAGTCCTAATATGTACCTGGGCCTGACAATTactgttggtggtggtggtgggaaggtgTTCATGGTTAGTTTTGAGGGGACTTTTTCCTTAATGCTATTTTTTGAGGTTCTGTGTTTTACTTCACATTACCTGGAGTAATCCACTCTCATTCAGTGAGAGAATCAGCTCTATGGATCCCTCTGTGGAAGTcactggaagagaaggagagggctAACACATATGTTTAAACCTAACCTTGCCTCTTCCAcccattttaaatgcaattttattgagatatgttcacataccatataatccctcc encodes:
- the LOC119524518 gene encoding olfactory receptor 15-like encodes the protein MEIITPTLLKDLKLCFAHLLNLLSFIQDINKVTTMEAENVSFPSTFVLLGFSDHPWLEMPLFGVVLISYILTLLGNSSIILLSLVEPRLQTPMYFLDNLLVLDLCVTTTILPQLLANLWGPQKTIVSWGCITQAYFFHWRACTECVLLAVMAFDHYVAICRALQYTLIMHPHLCVQLASAAWSSGLDNSVFQATLTLQIHHCGHHTLDHFFCEVPALINLACGETTANDLALVVGAIPFALVAPLLVLVSYTLIARAVLKLPSVEGRSKVLSTCSSHMVVVKMYFGPAIYMYLQPPANSTQAKFMSFFYCIIILLLNPLIYTLRYTDVKSALKRILQSYGRVNL